GTGGGGGCACTTGCTGGATCCCGTCCGGCTGCGCGAGAGCGGCGTGGATCTGACGCTCGTGAAGCCCTTCCGTCTGGAGCGGGTACTGGCCGTCGTGGCCGAGGCGCTGCGATTGCGCCGCCCGGCATGACCGCGCCCGGGTGAGGCGCCTGGCGACGATCGACCTCGGCACCAACACGGTGCGACTGCTCGTGGCCGAGGCCCAGGGACAGCAGTGGCGGTGGCTCCTGGAGCGCCAGCGGGTCACCCGCCTCGGCCAGGGGCAGGCCGCTGCCGGGCGGCTCTGCGAAGTGCCCATGGCCCGGACGCTCGAGGTGATGGCGGAGTTCGTGGCAGCGGCGGAAGGGCTCGGCGCTGCGCCGATCCGCATCGTCGCCACCAGCGCCGTGAGGGATGCCCCGAACGGCGGCGACTTCGCGGAACGGGTCCGTGCGGTGACTCGCCATGCGGTGGAGATCCTCTCGGGCGAGCAGGAGGCGCGGCTCACGCTCCTCGCAGTGCGCCGCAGCCTGCCCTGGATCCCCGAACCATTCGTCCTCGTGGACATCGGCGGCGGGAGCACCGAGCTCGTCCTCTGCCGCGAGGGGGGGGCCGCCGCAGCAGTGAGTTTGTCGCTGGGAGTGGTGCCCCTCACCGAGGAGTTCATGGACGCCGGCGCCGTGGACGGGAGGCGCCTCGGGCAGATGCGCCGGGCAATCGTGGACCGGCTGGCGCACGAGGTGCCGGCGGCGATCGCCGCGGCCGGAGCCCTCGCGCTGGTGGGGACAGCGGGCACCGTGACGGCGCTGGCGGCGCTGGATCTCGGCCTCCCGGCGTATGACGCCGATCGCGTTCACGGGCACCGGCTGACGAGACCGGCCGTGGAGCGTCTCCTGGCGCGGCTGGGCGGGCTGACGCTCGAGGAACGGTCGCGGCTGCCGTGTCTGGAGCCCGGACGCGCGGACGTTCTCATCGCGGGCATCGCCATCTGCCTGGCGGCCATGGACCGCCTGGGCTCGGACTCGCTGGTCGTGAGCGACCGCGGGCTCCGCGAAGGGATCCTGTGCGAGATGCTGGAGCCGTGACGAGGCGGGGCCCGGTCGTCCCGGCCTGCCACGCCGGGGGCGAGGGTTGCATGCGCCGCGGGGCCGGCTTCCAGCCGTGACGTGGATGACAGGCTGTCCGGCCCCTCTGTTCCACGGCTGACACCTGATCTGAGGAATCGCCTCACAACTACCTGATATAGTGGTGCTCTCGGGCCTCCAGGCCATGGCACGACGCATGCCTCGTCGGGAAGGTGCGAACAGCGCGCGAGGGGAGGCAAGGCATGCAGATAGCGATCAGGGCTCGTCACCGTCGATGGCTCGAAGTGGCGCTGCCGGCATACTCGGTGGCAGTGCTCCTGGCCTATTTCCGCCCCGAGTACCTGCCGCGTGCCGAGGGCGGGGAGACCCTGACCGAATGGTTCATGCCCTGGGCGATCTGGGGTGTCGCCGGGGCGATGAGCGGCGTCCTCGCGCTGTCGGGGCTCGTGGTGGCCTTCTTTCTCCTCTACTCGCCGCTCTACCTGGCCGCCCGGAGCCTCGCCCTGGTCGGCAAGGGCGGCTGGGTGGACCGGCGGGAGCTGCGCTTCTACACCGCGTGCTTCATCCTCCTGAGCTTCCTCTCGGGCCTCGCGGTGTGGAGCCCGCTGCTCGCGGCCTCCGCCTTCGTCCTCCTGGCCGGCTGCGCCCACCTCGTGTGGCGCGCCGTGGTGTAGCCGGCGCGTGCCGCGCGCGCGGGGAGCGGGTTGACAGGGTGGGGCGGCCTGAATATCCTAACGGAGGTATATGGATGACTTAGCGGTGCTGGTGCTGAACTACACCTACGAGCCGCTGCACTTCACCAACGCCAAACGGGCGATCACCCTCCTCCTGAGCGGCAAGGCCGAGGGGGTCGAAGCTTCCCCGCGAGTCATCCGCTCGCCGTCGCGCACCTTCCCGCTCCCCTCGGTCATCCGGCTGGCCACCTACATCCGGAAGCCGTTCCTGGAACGGGTGGCGTTCAACAAGAAGAATATCCTTCGGCGGGACGGGCACACCTGCCAGTACTGCAGCCGCCGAGGCGAGAAGCTCACGGTGGACCACGTGGTGCCCCGCTCCCGGGGCGGGCAGACCACCTGGACGAACGTGGTCGCCGCGTGCCTCCGCTGCAACCTCCTGAAGGGGAACCGCACGCTGGACGAGGCGCGGCTGCGCCTGGTCCGGGAGCCGGTGCACCCGCACTTCCTCTTCTCCGCGCACCTGCTGCGGCACCCGCACGCCACCTCGTTCCTGGATTCCTGGCGCAAGTACCTGGTCGCCGCCCCGTCCAGCCTGTAACGCCGTTGTTCAGACTCGCCTCCGACTTCATGCCGGCGGGCGACCAGCCTGGCGCCATCGATCGCCTCGTGGGCCTGCTCGGGGAGGGGCACCCGCACTCCGTCCTGCTGGGCATCACGGGGAGTGGAAAGACCTTCACCCTGGCCAACGTGGTCAGCCGGCTCCGGCGCCCGGCCCTGGTGATCTCGCCCAACAAGACCCTGGCCGCCCAGCTCCACGGCGAGTTCAAGTCGTTCTTCCCCGACAGCGCCGTCGAGTACTTCGTCTCCTACTACGACTACTACCAGCCCGAGGCGTACATTCCCCAGTCCGACACCTACATCGAGAAGGACGCGCTGGTGAACGACGAGATCGACCGCATGCGCCACTCGGCGACGACCGCGCTCTTCGAGCGGCGCGACGTGGTGGTGGTCGCCTCGGTCTCCTGCATCTACGGCATCGGCGCGCCGGAGACGTACCGGGGGATGCACGTGGGGCTCGAGGCCGGACGGAGCGTGGCCCGAGAGGCACTGATCCGGGACCTGGTCGCCATCCAGTACGAGCGCAACGACTACGACTTCCGCCGGGGCACCTTCCGCGTGCGCGGGGACGTCGTCGAGATCTTCCCGGCCGCCGCCGACTCGCAGGCGCTGCGGGTCGAGCTCTGGGGCGACACCATCGAGCGGCTGGTCACGCTGGACCCGCTGCGCGGTACCACGACGGGGATCGTGCCGAGCGCGCGCATCTATCCGGCCAGCCACTACGTGACACCGGCCGAGCAGCTGGAGCGGGCCCTCGGGGGCATCCAGGAGGAGCTGCGGGAGCGGCTGGCCTTCTTCCGGGCGCGGGGCCGGCTCCTGGAGGCCCAGAGGCTGGAGCAGCGCACGCTCTTCGACATGGAGATGCTGCGGGAGATCGGCTACTGCCACGGGATCGAGAACTACTCCCGCCACCTGTCCGGGCGCAAGCCGGGGCAGAACCCGCCCACGCTGATGGACTACCTGCCCAGGGACACCCTCGTCATCATCGACGAGTCGCACGTCACCGTGCCCCAGATCCGCGGCATGTACCCCGGCGACCGGTCGCGGAAGGAGGCGCTGGTGGAGTACGGCTTCCGGCTCCCCTCGGCCTTCGACAACCGCCCGCTGACCTTTGACGAGTTCCGGTCGGCCGTGACGCAGGTGCTGTACGTCTCCGCGACGCCCGGCGCCTACGAGCTGGAGCTGGCGGGCGCCGTGCGCGAGCCCGGCGGACGCGCCTGGGTGGGCGGCGCGGTGGCGGAGCAGATCATCCGCCCCACCGGGCTCATGGACCCCAGGATCACCGTGCGCCCCGCCTCAATCCAGGTGGATGACCTCATGCACGAGGTGCGGGCGCGGGCCGAGCGCGACGAGCGGGTCCTGATCACCACGCTCACCAAGCGCATGGCCGAGGACCTGACGGAGTACTACCAGCAGAACGGCCTGCGCGTGCGCTACCTGCACTCCGACATCGACACGCTGGACCGCGTGGCGGTGATCCGCGACCTGCGCCTCGGCAAGTTCGACGCGCTCGTCGGCATCAACCTCCTGCGGGAAGGCCTGGACCTGCCGGAGGTGTCGCTGGTGGGGATCCTGGATGCCGACAAGGAAGGCTACCTGCGCTCGGCCACCTCCCTGATCCAGACGGCGGGGCGGGCCGCACGGCACGTCAACGGCGAGGTGCTCATGTACGCCGACCGCGTCACCGGCTCCATGCAGGAGGCCCTGGCCGAGACCGACCGGCGGCGCGCAGCCCAGGACGAGTACAACCACGTCCACGGCATCACGCCGGAATCCATCAAGAAATCCATCCGCGAGCTGCTGGAGACCGTGCCCGAGCGGGACTACTACACGGTGGCCGTGCCCGAGGCCGCGGAGCCCGCGTGGGAGAGCGCGCAGGCGCTGGCCGCCCAGATCGCCGAGATGGAGGCCGCCATGCGCGAGGCGGCCAAGCGGCTGGACTTCGAGCGAGCCGCCGAGTTGAGGGACCGCGTCAAGGCGCTCCGGAAGATCGAGCTCGAGGTGCGGTGAGCCGGTGGGCATCTTCAAGTGGGCGCTGGTGCTCTTCGCGAGCCTGACGCTCGGGCTCGTGGTGGTGTCGAAGGTGCTGGGCTTCCTCAACCCGCCCCGCCCGGGGCGATCCGAGCCGTTGTTGCTGGCCCGGACCCGCCGCGCGCTCCGCTGGTCGATCCTCTTCCCCGCGCTCCTGGGGCTCGGCATCCTCGCCGCCACGTTGCTGAGGTGACGGCGGGTAGAATACGAGCGTGACCCTGCGGGAGAAGATCGATCAGGCCCCGGACCGGCCGGGCGTGTACCTCTACAAGGACGCGAAGGGGCAGATGGTCTACGTGGGCAAGGCCGCCTCCCTGCGCAGCCGCGTGCGCTCCTACTTTCAGGAGTCGCGGGCGCGGGATCCCAAGACGGACGCCCTCGTGGCGCAGATTCGCGACGTGGAGTACATCGTCACGGCCAACGAGCTGGAAGCGCTGATCCTGGAGTCCAACCTCGTCAAGAAGCACCGGCCCCGCTACAACATCATCCTTCGGGACGACAAGCACTACCCCTTCCTCAAGCTCACCACCGGTGAGGAGTTCCCGCGGCTCGTGGTGGCCCGCCGAGTGCAGAAGGACGGCTCCGCCTACTACGGCCCCTTCTACCCCGCCACGGCCATGCGGGAGACGCTGCGCCTGGTGCGCCAGCTCTTCCCGCTGCGCACGTGCCGGATCAACATCGACGGCCAGCTGCCGCGGCCGTGCATCCAGTACTTCATCCACCGGTGCCAGGCGCCGTGCACGGGACTGGAGACGCGGGAGGGGTACAGGCGGACCGTGGACGCCGTGCAGCGCTTCCTCGAGGGGAAGGACGAGGAGCTGGCCAGGGAGCTGACGCGCGAGATGGAAGCCGCCGCCGCGGCGACCAGGTTCGAGCAAGCCGCCGTCCTGCGCGATCGAATCCAGGCGCTCAACACGGTGCGGGAGCGCCAGAAGATCATCTCGACGGAAGACACGGAACAGGACATCGTGGGGGTGGTGCGCCAGGGATCGGAGGCGTGCGTCCAGATCTTCTTCGTGCGCAAGGGGCGGCTCCTGGGACGAGAGTCGTTCTTCTTCGACCGGGTCTCGGGCTGGGCGGACGGCGACATCCTGTCGGCCTTCGTGCAGCAGTTCTACGCCCGTCAGGTCATGCCCCCGCCCGAGATCCTGCTCTCGGCGGAGCTGTCCGACGCCGACTTGACCGCGGCCTGGCTCTGTCAGAGCCGGGGCGGGCGGGTGGAGCTGGTGACGCCGCAGCGGGGCCGCCGGCGTGAGCTGGTCGCCATGGCCGAGGAGAATGCGGCGCTGGCGCTGCGGACCCACCTCCTGTCCCGGGGGAACCGCGGGCAGGCGGTGCTGGAGGAACTCGAGCGCGCCCTCGGCCTGCCGGGGCCGCCCCATCGCATCGAGGCCTTCGACATCTCGACCATCCAGGGCAGCGAGACGGTGGCGGCGATGGTCGTCTGGCAGAGCGGGGACATGAAGAGGGACGAGTACAAGCGGTACAAGATCCGCAGCGTGACCGGCGCCGACGACTTCGCGTCGATGCGCGAGGTGCTGACGCGGCGCTATGCGAAGGCGCTGGAAACCGAGGCCCCGTTGCCGGACCTGATCCTCCTCGACGGGGGCCGCGGACAGCTGGGGGTGGGCAGCAAGGTCCTCGAGGACCTGGGCCTCGACTACCTGGCCATCGCGGCCCTGGCCAAGCGGGCCGAGGAAGTGTACGTCCCGGACCGGCTGGCCCCGCTCGTGCTCGACCTGGGATCGCCGGCGCTCCAGACGCTCCAGAAGATCCGGGATGAGGCGCACCGTTTCGCCATCACCTATCACAAGACGCTGCGTCGCCGGCGCACCATCAGCTCCGAGCTGGACCGGATCCCAGGGGTGGGGCCCAGGCTCAGGACCAACCTGCTGCGGAGCCTGGGCTCGGCCCGCGGGGTGCGCGCGGCGTCCGTGGCCGAGCTGGCGGCGGTGCCCGGAATCACGCCGAGGCTGGCGCAGCGCATCCACGATTTCTTCCGGCGGACGCCGGAGGCCCGGGAACCGCCGGGGGGCCCTGGCAGTTAGACCCGTCAGATCCACGCCGAAAGGAGGTGACGCTGCATGACGAAGCTGCTCATGGCTCTCGCGATGGTCGCTGTGATGGCGGGGCCGGCGCTGGCGTTCCAGTGCCCCTTGCTGATCAAGCAGATCGAGGACGCGACGGCGGGCAAGAGCGACGCCGACTCCGCCAAGGCGAAGGCGCTCGTGGCCGAGGCCAAGACGCTGCACGGCGCCGGCAAGCACGCCGAGTCCGTCGCCAAGGCCGAGGAAGCGGCCCAGGCGATCAAGCTCACCCTCAAGAAGAAGTAGCCGGTGCGCTCTCCCCCCGGGGGCCCCGCGCGGGTCCCCGGGGAGCCGTTTCTTGCGTCCTCCTGCTGAGTGTGCTTAACATCAGCGCTGACATGTCCACCGACGATCGTTCCGAGCGCTACCCGTTCGCCGAGATCGAGGCCAAGTGGCAGCGGGTGTGGGAGGAGTCCAAGCAGTTCAAGGCCACCGAGGAGCCGGACCGGCCGAAGTTCTACTGCCTCGAGATGTTTCCGTACCCCTCCGGCCGCATCCACATGGGCCATGTCCGGGTCTACGCCATCGGCGACCTGCTGGCCCGCTACAAGTGGATGCGCGGGTTCAACGTGCTGCACCCCATGGGCTGGGACGCCTTCGGGCTGCCCGCCGAGAATGCCGCCATCGACAACGGCGTGCAGCCCGCCGTGTGGACGTACGAGAACATCGCCAACATGCGCAGCCAGCTCCGCCGCATGGGTATCTCGTACGACTGGGACCGGGAGCTGTGCACCTGCGATCCCGCGTACTACCGCTGGGAGCAGCTCGTCTTCCTCCGCATGCTCGACCGGGGGCTCGCGTACAAGAAGCGCTCCACCGTGAACTGGTGCCCGGCATGCCAGACGATCCTGGCCAACGAGCAGGTGGAGGCCGGGCGCTGCTGGCGCTGCGACTCGGAGGTGGCGACGAAGGAGATCGAGGGGTGGTTCTTCAAGATCACCGCCTATGCCGAGGAGCTCCTGGCCTGGTGCGACCGACTGCCCGGGTGGCCGGAACGGGTCATGACGATGCAGCGCAACTGGATCGGTCGGAGCGAGGGCGCCGAGTTCGACCTCCCCGTCGCCGGCCGCGACGGTCTCAAGATCCGCATCTTCACCACGCGCCCGGACACCTCCTTCGGGATGACGTACGCCGTCCTGGCCCCGGAGCACCCGCTGGTGGAGGCGCTCGCCACCAGTGACACCGAGCTCGCGCGAATCCGGGCCTTCAGGCAGGACGTGGCGCGCGAGTCGGAGATCGAGCGGCTGGCCGCGGATCGGCCCAAGCGGGGCCTCAGGCTGACATGCAGGGCGGTGAACCCGTTCACCGGCCAGGAGATCCCGCTGTTCCTGGCCGACTACGTCCTCATGGGGTACGGGACCGGCGCCATCATGGCCGTGCCGGGCGAGGACCAGCGGGACTGGGACTTCGCCAAGCAGCACGGGCTGCCCATCATCCCGACGGTGGCCCGGCCGGATGGCTGGGAGGAGACCCAGGCCTACACCGGCGACGGCGTGAAGATCAACTCGGGCTTCCTCGACGGGCTCGGCATCGCCGGGGCCAAGCGACGGGCCATCGACTGGCTCGTGGAGCACGGGCTGGGCGAGGCCAGGGTGAATTACCGGCTCCGGGACTGGGGGATCAGCCGCCAGCGTTACTGGGGCGCGCCCATCCCGGTCCTGCACTGCGCCTCCTGCGGCATGGTCCCCGAGCGCGAGGACCGGCTGCCCGTGGTCCTGCCGGAGGACGTCCAGATCAGCGGCAAGGGGGGCTCGCCGCTGGCGGAGGTGGCCAGCTTCGTCAACGCCAGCTGCCCCCGCTGCGGCGGCCCGGCCCGGCGCGAGACGGACACGATGGACACCTTCGTGGAGTCCTCCTGGTACTTCCTGCGCTACTGCTCGCCGCGGTACGCGGAGGGGATGTTCGATCCGAAGGCCGCGGCATACTGGATGCCCGTGGACCAGTACATCGGCGGCATCGAGCACGCCGTCCTGCATCTGCTCTACGCTCGCTTCTACACGAAGGTGCTGCGGGACCTGGGCCTCACGACGGCAGACGAGCCGTTCTCGGCGCTGCTCTCCCAGGGCATGGTCATCAAGGACGGGGCCAAG
Above is a window of Candidatus Rokuibacteriota bacterium DNA encoding:
- a CDS encoding HNH endonuclease, with product MDDLAVLVLNYTYEPLHFTNAKRAITLLLSGKAEGVEASPRVIRSPSRTFPLPSVIRLATYIRKPFLERVAFNKKNILRRDGHTCQYCSRRGEKLTVDHVVPRSRGGQTTWTNVVAACLRCNLLKGNRTLDEARLRLVREPVHPHFLFSAHLLRHPHATSFLDSWRKYLVAAPSSL
- the uvrB gene encoding excinuclease ABC subunit UvrB: MPAGDQPGAIDRLVGLLGEGHPHSVLLGITGSGKTFTLANVVSRLRRPALVISPNKTLAAQLHGEFKSFFPDSAVEYFVSYYDYYQPEAYIPQSDTYIEKDALVNDEIDRMRHSATTALFERRDVVVVASVSCIYGIGAPETYRGMHVGLEAGRSVAREALIRDLVAIQYERNDYDFRRGTFRVRGDVVEIFPAAADSQALRVELWGDTIERLVTLDPLRGTTTGIVPSARIYPASHYVTPAEQLERALGGIQEELRERLAFFRARGRLLEAQRLEQRTLFDMEMLREIGYCHGIENYSRHLSGRKPGQNPPTLMDYLPRDTLVIIDESHVTVPQIRGMYPGDRSRKEALVEYGFRLPSAFDNRPLTFDEFRSAVTQVLYVSATPGAYELELAGAVREPGGRAWVGGAVAEQIIRPTGLMDPRITVRPASIQVDDLMHEVRARAERDERVLITTLTKRMAEDLTEYYQQNGLRVRYLHSDIDTLDRVAVIRDLRLGKFDALVGINLLREGLDLPEVSLVGILDADKEGYLRSATSLIQTAGRAARHVNGEVLMYADRVTGSMQEALAETDRRRAAQDEYNHVHGITPESIKKSIRELLETVPERDYYTVAVPEAAEPAWESAQALAAQIAEMEAAMREAAKRLDFERAAELRDRVKALRKIELEVR
- the uvrC gene encoding excinuclease ABC subunit UvrC, which gives rise to MTLREKIDQAPDRPGVYLYKDAKGQMVYVGKAASLRSRVRSYFQESRARDPKTDALVAQIRDVEYIVTANELEALILESNLVKKHRPRYNIILRDDKHYPFLKLTTGEEFPRLVVARRVQKDGSAYYGPFYPATAMRETLRLVRQLFPLRTCRINIDGQLPRPCIQYFIHRCQAPCTGLETREGYRRTVDAVQRFLEGKDEELARELTREMEAAAAATRFEQAAVLRDRIQALNTVRERQKIISTEDTEQDIVGVVRQGSEACVQIFFVRKGRLLGRESFFFDRVSGWADGDILSAFVQQFYARQVMPPPEILLSAELSDADLTAAWLCQSRGGRVELVTPQRGRRRELVAMAEENAALALRTHLLSRGNRGQAVLEELERALGLPGPPHRIEAFDISTIQGSETVAAMVVWQSGDMKRDEYKRYKIRSVTGADDFASMREVLTRRYAKALETEAPLPDLILLDGGRGQLGVGSKVLEDLGLDYLAIAALAKRAEEVYVPDRLAPLVLDLGSPALQTLQKIRDEAHRFAITYHKTLRRRRTISSELDRIPGVGPRLRTNLLRSLGSARGVRAASVAELAAVPGITPRLAQRIHDFFRRTPEAREPPGGPGS
- a CDS encoding leucine--tRNA ligase — encoded protein: MSTDDRSERYPFAEIEAKWQRVWEESKQFKATEEPDRPKFYCLEMFPYPSGRIHMGHVRVYAIGDLLARYKWMRGFNVLHPMGWDAFGLPAENAAIDNGVQPAVWTYENIANMRSQLRRMGISYDWDRELCTCDPAYYRWEQLVFLRMLDRGLAYKKRSTVNWCPACQTILANEQVEAGRCWRCDSEVATKEIEGWFFKITAYAEELLAWCDRLPGWPERVMTMQRNWIGRSEGAEFDLPVAGRDGLKIRIFTTRPDTSFGMTYAVLAPEHPLVEALATSDTELARIRAFRQDVARESEIERLAADRPKRGLRLTCRAVNPFTGQEIPLFLADYVLMGYGTGAIMAVPGEDQRDWDFAKQHGLPIIPTVARPDGWEETQAYTGDGVKINSGFLDGLGIAGAKRRAIDWLVEHGLGEARVNYRLRDWGISRQRYWGAPIPVLHCASCGMVPEREDRLPVVLPEDVQISGKGGSPLAEVASFVNASCPRCGGPARRETDTMDTFVESSWYFLRYCSPRYAEGMFDPKAAAYWMPVDQYIGGIEHAVLHLLYARFYTKVLRDLGLTTADEPFSALLSQGMVIKDGAKMSKSKGNVVDPDELIRRYGADTARLFSLFAAPPEKDLDWNDRGVEGASRFLRRLWRFVHAHAEELRAAAPARGAGRSGAGRLFRRTIHETIQRVTQDIEKDFHFNTAISAIMELVNALGDFERESMDTVSREERQALLREAVETTLQLLGPVCPHISEELWATLAHSGSLFKQAWPTAEVAALRREEVEIVVQVDGRVRGRVTVDVSAPEQEVQDRALADAKVRPWLDGRQVAKVVVVPGRLVNVVTR
- a CDS encoding Ppx/GppA family phosphatase codes for the protein MRRLATIDLGTNTVRLLVAEAQGQQWRWLLERQRVTRLGQGQAAAGRLCEVPMARTLEVMAEFVAAAEGLGAAPIRIVATSAVRDAPNGGDFAERVRAVTRHAVEILSGEQEARLTLLAVRRSLPWIPEPFVLVDIGGGSTELVLCREGGAAAAVSLSLGVVPLTEEFMDAGAVDGRRLGQMRRAIVDRLAHEVPAAIAAAGALALVGTAGTVTALAALDLGLPAYDADRVHGHRLTRPAVERLLARLGGLTLEERSRLPCLEPGRADVLIAGIAICLAAMDRLGSDSLVVSDRGLREGILCEMLEP